Within Celeribacter marinus, the genomic segment AAGTTCTCGCCGCGCCACCAAGGCGTCAGGATCCACCTGCAACGCATCCCGAAAGAGACGGATCGCCGCGCTCAGTTGTCCGTTGGATTTGAGTGCCTGCCCTTTTGCAATGAGCCCATCCACGGTCACAGCGGGCGCAGAGACGGCCAGCGCCAGCGGAACGCCCTCGGATGCAACGGCGGCGTGGTGCGGCATGAAACACACCCCCAAAAGGAGCGTCCCCACCAGACGGCGCGCGCCCCCGAGTTGGAGCCGCCATGATTTTGGTCGTGTCGATCTACGTGTCACGTGATCCCCTTTTCGTCTCATAGCGTCCTGTCACAGTGCGAACGGCGATAGCGCGCCATCACCTCGACGTTTTGGCGCGCCGCACGCGAGCGTGTTTTGCGTCTGCTTGCGGAGCACACGCGCCACTACGAGTCCGGCGCGCAATTTATAAACGAAGACGATACCCTCAACGCCATTGTTTGCGTCCTCTCGGGCTGGGTGTCCATCTCAAAGGTGAGCGAGACAGGTCAAATCCAAATCATCGATTTCGGCATGCCTGGCGATCTGTATGACCTGACATCCGCCGATGGGCACACCACGCCGTTGAACGTGACAGTTGTGTCAAATGCGACCGTTGCCAGTGTCCCGCGCGCCCTGTGGCGCTCACTTGTGATCGACTATCCTGAAATTGAACGCCTCAGCAGAGACCACGCTGCATCGGCAATGTCGCGTGTATCAGAGCGTATGCTGCGCCTTGGCAAAGGCAGCGCTGAGGAACGCATTGCCTATGGCTTTCTCGAACTGGGAGTGCGGCTTGCGGACAGCTCCGGCCAGCGGTCAAACTGCTATGACGTGCCTTTGACGCAGCTTTTACTTGCCGAATGGCTTGGCCTGTCCTCGGTTCACGTGTGCCGCACCTTACAATCGTTGCACACGCGCGGCGCAGTCGAGGTCAGTGGTCATATGAAAATTTGCGTCATGGACGCAGATGCATTGACCAAAATTGCAGGGGTCTCGTTTGACACCCTTGCCCAAGAGATCAGCCCGCCGCATTAGCGCCCGGCGACAGGGCCGCACATACCCACGACAGCACTCTTGCACGATCCAAAACCATCACCCGATGCCCCGCGCATCGGGTGTATGTCTTATGTGCACTGGGATCACCGCACATAGGTGCGCCAATTCGTCACCATCCTTTAGTTACATCCGAAAGTATTAACACAGGTTAATTTTCGCCCCGCCAAAACACATTAGAATTATTGCATGAGATTGAGGCACGCTGTGCGACTACGCGTCTCTTAGTCTGTACATTTAATTTTGGGGGACAGTAAAATGGCCAAAAAGACAGACACAGCAACCGTTGTTGACTTTGACCAACCACTCAACACTGATCCGGACTTTTCGTCCGTCCATGTCTTTAGCACCGACGATGTGACAGGATCATATGACGGCCTCAACCAAGGCGTTGACGGCGGTGTGATCGACTTTACGGGCGATCACGGCACCACCGTGACAAAAGAGGGCGTCACGCTTTACCCGATTGATAGCGAATTTGGCTTTAACGTCACCGATTTCGAGGGTGCAGAGGACAAAGAACTCGACGGCGACTACGCCGAGGGCTGGATTGGCGATCTGACGATTGACGGCGTTCAGGCGGGCGTTGTGATCTCGGACGCGCCGACAGATACATTCCAAACACCTGCCGTTTTGGGCACATGGCTTGCGGGGATCGGCGGCAACACCGTCAAGGCCTCAACCGAGCACTACTCGGTCATGCAAGACGTTTTGTCAGACCAACAATACCCCGGTGATCCGGACGCCGTGTATGCCTTGGACGACGATCTGATTTTGCTCAGCCAGAATGAGGCATGGGACGGACAATATGTCCGCGATCTGATTGCAAATGCCGAAACCTTTGGGGTCACGGATGCCAATCTCGACGGGGTCATTGATTTGTCCGACCTGCTCAATCCCAACGAAAGCACCATCTCCTACGACATCGCCTATAGTTCCGACTATTCGGTGACGATGAAAGACGATGGCAAATTGCTCTACCGTTGGGGCAACGCGGTCAAACGTCCAAACGACGTGCGCCTTGAGGCTCACCTTGATACGCCTGACGAGTGGAACCAACGCGATGTGTTCAACTCGCTCAAACAGCTCTATGAAATTACATCTGCGGAGTTGCTGGTGCATCACACGATCACCAACAACCCCAACGATCAGGTCCGCCCTGAAGATTTTGAGAACGAATCCGCCATTGGCACCCTGCCCACCTACGAAATAATCGAGAACTACGAGGGCGAAACAGGCCGGACGGTCTGGGCCAGCACCGATGACTACTACGCCGGTGACGGCACGCTCTATGAGGCGGGCACGATCTTGCGTGATAGCGCCTTGGCCGATGCCGCATCGACATCACTTTTGGCAAGCATCGGCGGGATGTCCGTCGATCTCCAAGAGGGGTACACTGTCGCGTGGTATACCACGATGGACCGCGAACCGTTCGAGCCTGTTCTCAATGAGGACGGCACCGAATACATCACGGGGCCGCGTTGGCGTTTGCTGCCTGACAAATACGGTCAGGACTTGCCCAGTGTTGTGATCCCGATTGATCCAAGCGATCCAATGCCCGTCACCCATGACGAAGAGAAATACGAAGTTGGGGCCGAAACACAGACCGTTCTCAACCTTCTGGATTGGGAAACCGATATTTCGCCGCTCTCGATCTCTGCCGGTTGGCAAGACAATGCGGGTGACGTCTCTGTAAATGGTCTGAATCTGACCGACGACTTTGACGTGGCGTTCTACATCAAGGGCGACACCAAACCCGCCACGCTGTATAGCACCGAACTGCTTGTCGATTACAAAGCGATCGAGCTGCACGATGTCGGTGATGAAATTATCGGCGGCGAAGGGGACGATTATCTGGTCGGCATTGGCAGCAACACCTTTACCGGCGGTGAGGGGTCTGACTTGTTCGTCCTCTCGTATGGCACATCCATCACCGATGTGATCACCGCCAGCACGGTGACGGATTTCCAGGTTGGCCAAGACAAACTCGGGTTCATCGGCTTTGATGCGCTGAGTGAATTCGACCCCGAAGTGGTCGCCCTCTCCTCTGTGATCTCACAAGGCGTCTCGGGCGATGATTTGACCATCTTTGTCGATGGCCAACTTGCCGCGACACTGACCGGCCTTGCCGCCTCATTGAGTATCGGCGAAGCGGTCGATCCGGGCGAAGGTCTTAACCTGCTTGATAGCTTCTTTGTCTCCAACCCGTCAGATGGCGGTGAAGTCAGCGAAGGAGGCGAAGATCCCGCAGATATCGTGGGCACAAGCGGCGCAGACGTTTTGTATGGCACCATCAACAACGATGTCATCTTTGGGATGGGCGGCAGCGACTACATCTACGGGCTTGCTGGCGACGATGTGATCGACGGCGGTGCCGGCCTTGACCACCTCTATGGCGGTGCGGGCGCTGACAGCTTTGTGTTTGCCCTCGGGACGGGTCTTGATTTCATCACGGACTTCGAAAACGGCACCGACATGATCCAACTCGACGGAATCTCGTTCGACGACATCATCATCCAAACCTATCGCACAGCGGACACTTTAATCTCCGCAGGCGATGACCTGATGATTTTGCGCGGGACCGCTGTGGCCGATGTCACTGTCGACGACTTCATCTTTGATGACGCCTTTATGGTCGTTTGATTGCAGAGACATGAATTTTAGAAAGGACACGATATGAGACACTTAGGCACAAAGGCGCTTGGCGCACTGACACTTTGCGCATTAGCGGCGTGTGGCGGATCTTCGACCTCCCCCACGGTGAGTTATCAAAGCCTGACGACAAGTGCGGCGACCTTGCAAGACAAGTACACCGATGCAAACGGGGATCTGTTGGCGGGGATGGCCCCCGCCGCCAGCGCCGACATCAACGCCGCACCAAACGCCACTTATACGGGCTATGTATCAGGTGTTGTTGGTGGCTCCGATTTGGTCGGTACACTTAGCGTCGACGCAAATTTTGCGGCCAAGACAACGACAGCAACGGCTGAGGACTTTTTCCACGCAACTGACGGCGCCTACACTGGCACCCTCACAGGGACGGGCAACATCCAACCATCCGCCCCCGCAGGGACCGCTCAAATGTCAACGACCCTCAATGGCGATTTGACCAACGGCGGTACAGTGTACACGACAGCCCTCGCTCTAAATGGGGATTTTGTGGCGGCCGGTGGCGATGCGGTTGGCGCAATAGCTGGCACAGCAGACGGCACATTGAACGCGGCCCTTTTGACTGGTGCCTTTGCGGCTGAGAAGTAAGCCTGTCCAAGTCTGCACACCCAAAACCCGCCCCGTGATCATCACGGGGCGGGTTCTCTTTTGTTATCATCTTAAATGATCGCGTCACGCGCGCCGCAAGAAAAAGCCGCGCCACCCTTGTGCAGCGCGGCGCTCGGACGTCTTAGAACCGCGTCTCAACGACCACCGCGCAATAGGCGGCATCGCTGTCATAGGCGTCGATATTGGAGAGCGTTTGCGTGTAATGGCATGTCAGACGTGGCGTGCCCGACAGGACTTGAAACCGTTCATCGGCCAACGATACGCCGATGTCCCAAAAGGTATCATCGCGTGTGACGGCGTAATCGCGGTCCACTCCCTTATATGCTTTGCCTCCAACCGTGCCGGTGATCCCGATGTGGGTTGTGTCGGACAGGGTTTGGTTGAAGCCCGCAAACACCCACGCGCCCGTGTAGCGGTGATCGTCCTGTTTGGGATTGTCGCGGCTCACGGCGGACACGCCGTAGGTGTATACCGCCCCGTTTGGCGCAAGGGTTTTGACAGAGGTGCCGACCCCAATATCGGGATCGCGCCACATACTTTCACCATCATAACTGCGCACCCGCGCCCGTAGTGCCGTCGAGATTGAAACCTGCGGCGACAGGGTTTGACGGTATGTCAGGTTAGCCCCCACAGAGGTGAAATCATCGTACTCAAGGCTACCACTGCCCGCGTAGATCGTGCGCTGCATGTAGGTTGTGAGTTTTGCCATCGCGCTCTCATAGGGGCGCGCCAACGTCACGGACGGGCGCACATTGGTACGCCCGAGGTTCTCGTCCACGAATTGATCGTGTGTCACCGCCACGCCGTAGCGCAGTGACATATCCTGCGCGAGAGCCGCATCCGTCGAGGCCTCAAGCCCTAGGTGCAGACGCGTTCCAGACGCATCCACGTCATCGTCCGCGCCGTACACATCCTCGCCCTCGCCGCTGTGATCACCCTCCCCAGAGGTGTGACCGCTATGACTGGAGGTGCCTCCCGTGGCCATCGATAACGGCGCATCGGAAAAAACCGAATTGGAGCGGTGTTGACCAATATTGCTACTGCTCAACAGGCCCAAGGTCGCGGTATAGGAAATCTTGGAGGCCTTTGACGGGTCTGTGACGCTATCACCGTGACACGACAGACATTGTTGCGCCGTCATATCTTTGACGGGCGGATGCGTGGCGGGCATTTTCTTGCTGCCTTGGTGACACGATTGGCAGTTGTCGCCAATTGCCGGGTTTGCCACCACGGGCGAGACGAGGCCCACCGCGAGCGACAAGCCCGCCACCCCCAACAACAAAGACCGGTTCAGTGTGGATTTTCGGACGCTATAAGCCATGAGTGTGACTTTCATATTTTGGCGATGTTTGGTGGTGCGCGCTGCACCCCGCCGCACATCAAGCCAGCATTGGATATGGAACACTGCGCTCAAATACATGTCAAACATGCACCGGCGCGCGACTGTGTTGGGAAAGCTACAAAACCGAAGCCACCAACAGCTCCATAGTATCGGGCGCCCGAAGCCCCAGATTTAACCTACGTTAAATATCGCACAGATAAATGCGGTCCGTTGCACGCGGCAAACCGACCGATCATTCGTCTTTAAAGTCAATGAAATCAAATTGGTGCGGGTGAAGGGACTCGAACCCCCACGCCATAGGCGCCAGAACCTAAATCTGGTGCGTCTACCAATTCCGCCACACCCGCATCCGATTTGCGCGACTGATACCGTGAGACGGCGCGAGGCACAAGATCAATTGCACAGGTTCCTAAAGAACGTTTGCATATCAATGCCATTCGAAATCACTGCCAACACGGTGGGCGCGGCATCGAAAAGGGGGCGCGGCCCCGCACGGGTGGCCGTGAAATGCGTGGTATTCTCGTCATTAATCGCGATCAAAAGCAGGTTTGTCACAAAATGGCCCTAGGCGTTAACCATTTATTGCCATAGTTTTGAGAAAAAACTGAGGCAGATAAAAAACGAGCGAGGGCGACATGTCTAGAAAAGACACGCGTCGTGACCAAGGACCGAATCCGTCCTTAAGGTTGCGCATTTCCGACTTTCTTCCCGATTTCTCGGCAGGCTTGCCAATGGGAACAAAAATCATGACCGCCGATGGCGCACTTCCGGTGGAGTACCTTGAACCTGGCGACCGGATTATTACGCGCTCTGGCATGAAGGTGTTGCGCGGGATTGATACGCCTGCCCCGCACCGGTTTCAGCTTACGTTTGACCGCGTCGAGGTGATCTATGCGGATGGTCTGCAAATCAAAACGGACACGGGCGAGGCCATCGCGGCGTAAGCTCTCGACACAGATCCACGCATTATTAAAAGCCGTCCCCTAAATGTGGGCGGCTTTGTTACGGCTTGGGGTGGTGACAGATTGGCTCAGCCGCGCCTACAGCCCCAAAGCACGAAAAACATGCGGCACAGCGTCAGGCAAATCTTCGGCAATTAGCCCTGCGCCGACAACGCGCGCCGCCTCGACATGTAGATAAGCGCCCGTTTGCGCGGCGTCTTGCGGCGTAAATCCACGTGCCAAAAGCCCCGCAATCATCCCCGCCAGAACATCCCCCGCCCCCGCTGTCGCAAGCCAAGGCGCCGCGCGCCCACCAACCGCGCCATGCGTGACCGCCCGCCCATCGGCAGACGCGATCACCGTCTCGGCCCCTTTCAACAGAACCGTGCACCCCGCGCGCTTTGCCGCGGCGCGGGTCGCGTCGATTTTGGAATGGGGCGCGCCTGTGATTGCTGCGGCGTCAATGTTGGCAGCAATGTCAGGGAACAGACGCTTGAACTCACCCGCGTGCGGCGTGAGCACACAGGCGGGGTGCACCGCGTCAAACCCGAGCGAGGCCAAGGTGGTGAGCGCATCGGCGTCAATCACGGTCGGTCGATTGGCGGCG encodes:
- a CDS encoding Crp/Fnr family transcriptional regulator, with the translated sequence MRLLAEHTRHYESGAQFINEDDTLNAIVCVLSGWVSISKVSETGQIQIIDFGMPGDLYDLTSADGHTTPLNVTVVSNATVASVPRALWRSLVIDYPEIERLSRDHAASAMSRVSERMLRLGKGSAEERIAYGFLELGVRLADSSGQRSNCYDVPLTQLLLAEWLGLSSVHVCRTLQSLHTRGAVEVSGHMKICVMDADALTKIAGVSFDTLAQEISPPH
- a CDS encoding surface lipoprotein assembly modifier, with protein sequence MAYSVRKSTLNRSLLLGVAGLSLAVGLVSPVVANPAIGDNCQSCHQGSKKMPATHPPVKDMTAQQCLSCHGDSVTDPSKASKISYTATLGLLSSSNIGQHRSNSVFSDAPLSMATGGTSSHSGHTSGEGDHSGEGEDVYGADDDVDASGTRLHLGLEASTDAALAQDMSLRYGVAVTHDQFVDENLGRTNVRPSVTLARPYESAMAKLTTYMQRTIYAGSGSLEYDDFTSVGANLTYRQTLSPQVSISTALRARVRSYDGESMWRDPDIGVGTSVKTLAPNGAVYTYGVSAVSRDNPKQDDHRYTGAWVFAGFNQTLSDTTHIGITGTVGGKAYKGVDRDYAVTRDDTFWDIGVSLADERFQVLSGTPRLTCHYTQTLSNIDAYDSDAAYCAVVVETRF
- a CDS encoding calcium-binding protein; amino-acid sequence: MAKKTDTATVVDFDQPLNTDPDFSSVHVFSTDDVTGSYDGLNQGVDGGVIDFTGDHGTTVTKEGVTLYPIDSEFGFNVTDFEGAEDKELDGDYAEGWIGDLTIDGVQAGVVISDAPTDTFQTPAVLGTWLAGIGGNTVKASTEHYSVMQDVLSDQQYPGDPDAVYALDDDLILLSQNEAWDGQYVRDLIANAETFGVTDANLDGVIDLSDLLNPNESTISYDIAYSSDYSVTMKDDGKLLYRWGNAVKRPNDVRLEAHLDTPDEWNQRDVFNSLKQLYEITSAELLVHHTITNNPNDQVRPEDFENESAIGTLPTYEIIENYEGETGRTVWASTDDYYAGDGTLYEAGTILRDSALADAASTSLLASIGGMSVDLQEGYTVAWYTTMDREPFEPVLNEDGTEYITGPRWRLLPDKYGQDLPSVVIPIDPSDPMPVTHDEEKYEVGAETQTVLNLLDWETDISPLSISAGWQDNAGDVSVNGLNLTDDFDVAFYIKGDTKPATLYSTELLVDYKAIELHDVGDEIIGGEGDDYLVGIGSNTFTGGEGSDLFVLSYGTSITDVITASTVTDFQVGQDKLGFIGFDALSEFDPEVVALSSVISQGVSGDDLTIFVDGQLAATLTGLAASLSIGEAVDPGEGLNLLDSFFVSNPSDGGEVSEGGEDPADIVGTSGADVLYGTINNDVIFGMGGSDYIYGLAGDDVIDGGAGLDHLYGGAGADSFVFALGTGLDFITDFENGTDMIQLDGISFDDIIIQTYRTADTLISAGDDLMILRGTAVADVTVDDFIFDDAFMVV
- a CDS encoding NAD(P)H-hydrate dehydratase — translated: MNDAQLLTLTPEIKDQLRKSSQDHKFTHGHALILCGPTGHTGAARLAARGALRVGAGLVSVATPHEALAENAAHLTAIMLTEVDTPEALTATLMDARITALCVGPAFGIARAGAFLPAVLAANRPTVIDADALTTLASLGFDAVHPACVLTPHAGEFKRLFPDIAANIDAAAITGAPHSKIDATRAAAKRAGCTVLLKGAETVIASADGRAVTHGAVGGRAAPWLATAGAGDVLAGMIAGLLARGFTPQDAAQTGAYLHVEAARVVGAGLIAEDLPDAVPHVFRALGL